In Anaerolineales bacterium, one DNA window encodes the following:
- a CDS encoding transcriptional regulator, protein MRADRLISIVMLLQTHARMTADELAGELEVSQRTIYRDITALNVAGVPIYTNRGPGGGISLLESYRTTLTGMNEEEMRALFMLSIPQALVDLGVGKKLKSALLKLAGSLLAGQQAVQTHTQQRIYLDSTGWNEPEQPAAHLRVIHGAVWQDKKISVVYRGSFDARLECIMEPLGLVAKMNTWYLVGRVDGFPRVLKTSDILEVFLQEEGFTRQDGFNLQAFWEAWCNDTQHRRWVYPARLRMSPGLLSKLGFYLDDTERYVLEDTGSEDVDGWKEVGIQFESFFRARECVLSFGRAAEVLEPDALRLSVVDFARQILSLYQV, encoded by the coding sequence ATGCGAGCCGATCGACTAATTTCCATCGTTATGCTGCTGCAGACACACGCGCGAATGACCGCCGATGAGCTGGCCGGTGAGCTAGAAGTGTCTCAGCGCACCATTTATCGAGATATCACGGCTTTAAATGTTGCCGGCGTGCCCATTTACACAAACCGCGGGCCGGGTGGGGGGATATCCTTGCTGGAAAGCTACCGGACCACGCTCACCGGGATGAATGAAGAGGAAATGCGCGCCCTGTTCATGTTGAGCATCCCCCAGGCACTGGTCGATCTTGGGGTGGGGAAAAAATTGAAGAGTGCCTTATTAAAGCTGGCTGGTTCTCTCTTAGCTGGCCAGCAGGCAGTCCAAACGCATACCCAGCAGCGCATCTACCTCGATTCGACCGGATGGAATGAACCCGAACAGCCGGCTGCTCACCTAAGAGTGATCCATGGAGCGGTCTGGCAGGATAAGAAGATCAGTGTGGTTTATCGGGGGAGTTTTGACGCCAGGCTGGAGTGTATCATGGAGCCCCTGGGTTTGGTGGCGAAGATGAATACCTGGTATCTGGTCGGCAGGGTGGATGGATTTCCGCGGGTATTGAAAACGTCCGATATCCTGGAAGTGTTTCTGCAGGAGGAGGGCTTCACGAGGCAGGATGGCTTCAATTTACAGGCGTTTTGGGAAGCGTGGTGTAACGACACGCAACACAGGCGCTGGGTGTACCCAGCCAGGCTGAGGATGTCTCCAGGTTTGCTATCCAAGTTGGGATTCTACCTGGATGACACCGAAAGATATGTGCTTGAGGATACCGGTAGTGAAGATGTTGATGGCTGGAAAGAGGTTGGCATCCAGTTTGAGAGCTTCTTCAGGGCAAGGGAGTGCGTCCTAAGTTTTGGCAGGGCGGCAGAAGTACTCGAACCTGATGCGCTGCGGCTCAGCGTGGTCGACTTTGCCAGGCAGATATTGAGTCTCTACCAGGTATAA
- a CDS encoding ABC transporter permease yields the protein MKHRFWTKGILYLILIALAVFYLLPIYLMLLTGVKPFNEVDLKTMWALPLNGLHIENFIAGYKQLAPNLKNSFIMVIPEAILSSLLGSLNGYLLSKWKFKGANLVFTLILFGMFIPYQSILIPLVKFMQFLNLYGDIPGLILVHIIYGIPITTLIFRNYYATIGTEVLEAGRIDGASLMGLYRYIMFPLSAPSFAVVIIWQFTQAWNEFLFAVILTNQSHWPVTVALNNLAGSQLVQWNVLMAATLLAALPTLLVYIFLGRFFMRGLMAGALKG from the coding sequence ATGAAACACCGTTTCTGGACAAAAGGCATTTTATACCTCATCTTGATCGCCCTGGCGGTTTTTTACCTGCTACCGATTTATCTCATGCTCTTGACCGGTGTAAAACCTTTCAATGAAGTCGACCTTAAGACCATGTGGGCACTGCCCCTCAACGGTCTGCACATCGAGAACTTCATCGCTGGTTACAAGCAGCTTGCGCCAAATTTAAAAAACAGTTTCATCATGGTGATCCCTGAGGCCATCTTATCCTCTCTGCTTGGATCTTTGAATGGTTATCTGTTATCGAAATGGAAGTTCAAAGGTGCTAACCTGGTCTTCACGTTGATCCTATTTGGCATGTTCATTCCATACCAGAGCATCCTGATCCCATTAGTGAAGTTCATGCAGTTCCTGAATCTATATGGTGATATCCCGGGTTTAATCCTGGTGCATATAATCTACGGGATTCCTATCACCACCCTGATATTCCGCAATTATTACGCCACAATTGGCACTGAAGTCCTTGAAGCAGGTCGCATCGATGGAGCCAGCCTGATGGGCCTGTATCGCTACATCATGTTTCCCCTGTCTGCCCCCAGTTTTGCTGTGGTCATCATCTGGCAGTTCACCCAGGCCTGGAACGAATTTCTCTTCGCCGTTATCCTGACCAACCAGTCACACTGGCCTGTGACGGTGGCACTCAACAACCTGGCAGGCTCACAGCTGGTGCAATGGAACGTCTTGATGGCCGCCACGCTGCTGGCAGCCTTGCCGACCCTGCTGGTGTATATCTTCCTGGGTCGTTTCTTCATGCGTGGCCTGATGGCGGGTGCCTTAAAAGGCTAA
- a CDS encoding sugar ABC transporter permease encodes MFEDETVLAIGLLLPSILAVAVFVYGFIGWSIRVSLSKWKGLNPDYTWAGLQQYINLFNHDQRFIIDVRNTAMFTVGFIIGCLVLGLGLAILLDQRLKGEALFRAIYIFPMSISFIASGVVWGWLMNPATGDRITGLNLIFKSLGLDFLISTWHATPQPWGMAFTVIPAVWQLSGFTMALYLGGIRSISDDLREAARVDGASEFEIYRYIILPLLQPVTLSAVIILGHMSLKIFDLIVALGNKDIRLDVPGIYMWVTTFDGTNYAQGAAIGVLMLISVAILVVPYLVQNMRSENEL; translated from the coding sequence ATGTTTGAGGATGAGACGGTGCTTGCGATAGGTCTTCTCCTACCTTCCATCCTAGCAGTGGCAGTATTTGTATATGGTTTTATTGGCTGGTCAATCAGGGTATCACTCAGCAAATGGAAGGGATTGAACCCCGACTACACCTGGGCAGGCCTTCAACAGTATATCAATTTATTTAATCACGACCAGCGTTTCATTATTGATGTCCGCAACACCGCCATGTTCACGGTCGGTTTCATTATTGGCTGTTTGGTACTCGGATTAGGCCTGGCGATCCTGCTCGACCAGCGACTTAAAGGGGAAGCCCTCTTCCGGGCAATCTATATTTTCCCCATGTCGATTTCATTCATCGCCTCCGGTGTCGTCTGGGGCTGGTTGATGAACCCTGCCACCGGAGATCGCATCACTGGCCTAAACCTGATCTTTAAATCACTTGGCCTTGATTTCCTCATCAGCACCTGGCATGCAACGCCCCAACCCTGGGGCATGGCGTTCACGGTGATTCCCGCCGTTTGGCAACTGTCAGGGTTCACTATGGCGCTCTACCTGGGAGGCATCCGCAGTATCTCTGACGACCTGCGTGAGGCCGCCCGGGTCGACGGTGCCAGCGAGTTTGAGATCTATCGGTACATCATCCTCCCTTTGCTCCAACCGGTCACCCTCAGCGCGGTGATCATTCTCGGGCATATGTCGCTTAAGATCTTTGACTTGATCGTTGCTTTAGGCAACAAGGACATCCGGCTAGACGTGCCTGGTATCTATATGTGGGTGACCACGTTTGACGGTACGAACTATGCCCAAGGGGCAGCTATCGGTGTGTTGATGTTAATATCTGTGGCGATCCTGGTAGTTCCTTACCTGGTCCAGAATATGCGCTCGGAGAACGAATTATGA
- a CDS encoding ABC transporter substrate-binding protein, whose protein sequence is MKRIFSFVSVLIVAAMILAACATATTQAPAAETEVEVFSWWVGPGEADGLAAMVKVFNSEYPGITFVNAAVTGGAGTNAKAVLQTRLAANDPPDSWQAHAGQETIANYVAAGQVQPLDDLFSETGLTKVLPATLIPLISKDGHPYSVPVNIHRSNVLWYNPKVLAEAGVTANPKSDFDTLDKFFAVCDQIKAAGKTCLSLGAPWTAVHLFENIMIGTIGADKWNGLWASPPTTDWAGADVTKGIENFAKALSYTNADASTLSDWQPASKMVADGDAAFNIMGDWAYGYFANQPPNGLALKPHTDFDWAVSPGTYGVFNFLSDSFVLPVGAKHPNATVDWLKVCASKAGQEAFNPLKGSICARTDCNQSLFSEYSQDAAKDWTSNTVVGSLMHGVVAAPAWSTSISTAIGLFQADTTKTADFQAGLVNACKTDGTCK, encoded by the coding sequence ATGAAAAGGATTTTTAGTTTTGTTTCAGTCCTGATAGTTGCGGCGATGATCCTGGCAGCTTGCGCTACTGCGACTACACAAGCCCCTGCTGCAGAAACTGAAGTAGAGGTGTTTTCATGGTGGGTAGGACCTGGTGAAGCAGACGGATTGGCCGCCATGGTAAAAGTCTTCAATTCAGAATATCCAGGCATTACTTTTGTAAATGCTGCCGTCACTGGTGGTGCTGGAACAAATGCCAAGGCAGTCCTCCAGACTCGTCTGGCTGCAAATGACCCGCCCGACTCCTGGCAGGCGCACGCTGGGCAGGAAACGATTGCAAACTACGTAGCTGCTGGACAGGTGCAACCCCTGGATGACCTGTTTAGTGAAACTGGTCTTACCAAGGTTCTGCCTGCTACACTGATCCCTCTGATCTCCAAGGATGGCCATCCGTATAGCGTTCCAGTGAACATTCACCGCTCCAACGTGCTCTGGTACAACCCCAAGGTACTAGCAGAAGCCGGTGTGACGGCCAATCCCAAGTCTGATTTCGATACATTGGATAAATTCTTCGCCGTCTGTGATCAGATCAAGGCCGCAGGTAAAACCTGCCTGTCCCTCGGCGCCCCCTGGACCGCTGTCCACCTGTTCGAAAATATCATGATCGGTACCATCGGAGCAGATAAATGGAACGGCCTGTGGGCCAGCCCACCCACCACCGATTGGGCCGGAGCAGACGTGACCAAGGGTATCGAGAATTTCGCTAAGGCTCTCTCGTATACCAACGCCGACGCGTCCACCCTTTCAGACTGGCAGCCCGCCTCCAAGATGGTGGCGGATGGTGATGCCGCCTTCAACATCATGGGTGACTGGGCTTACGGATACTTCGCAAACCAACCGCCCAACGGCCTGGCCTTGAAACCCCACACTGATTTTGATTGGGCAGTATCACCGGGTACTTACGGTGTATTCAACTTCCTGTCCGATAGCTTTGTGCTGCCTGTTGGCGCCAAGCACCCGAATGCTACCGTCGATTGGTTAAAGGTATGTGCCTCCAAGGCTGGCCAGGAAGCTTTCAACCCGCTCAAGGGCTCCATTTGTGCACGCACCGACTGCAACCAATCTTTGTTCAGCGAGTACTCGCAGGATGCTGCCAAAGATTGGACGAGCAATACTGTGGTCGGCAGCCTGATGCATGGTGTTGTGGCTGCCCCTGCCTGGTCCACTTCTATCAGCACAGCCATCGGGCTCTTCCAGGCTGACACAACCAAGACGGCCGACTTCCAGGCTGGTTTGGTTAATGCCTGCAAGACGGATGGTACCTGCAAGTAA
- a CDS encoding ATPase, protein MPSYLLGVDIGGTKSHALIADENGQAIGFGNGGPGNHEVVGYQGLQVALQSATSHALRMAGLTKDRITAAGFGVAGYDWPSERQPTLAAISSIGLTCPVEAVNDTIIGLLAGASEGWGVAVVAGTGTNCWGWDRDHNIGRVTGVGFGEHGGAGNLVEKALASISYEWTKRGPKTQLTGEFLELTGAADIPSLIEGIEMGEYVVSSDHAPLVYKVAAQGDPVALAIIQWAGSELGYTAQAVIRQLGIATLDFEVVLVGSVYDMGEMIIAPMRQVILSEAPKARLVRLGAPPVVGGILLALDLAGIDPSPLRDCLIKSTCVIREKISG, encoded by the coding sequence ATGCCATCTTACCTGTTGGGAGTTGATATTGGTGGAACGAAGAGCCATGCCCTGATTGCGGATGAAAATGGGCAAGCGATCGGTTTTGGAAACGGTGGGCCAGGCAATCATGAAGTGGTAGGCTATCAGGGTTTGCAAGTAGCCCTGCAATCGGCTACCAGCCATGCCCTGAGAATGGCCGGACTTACCAAGGACCGGATTACTGCAGCGGGTTTCGGCGTTGCCGGCTATGATTGGCCATCGGAGCGCCAACCCACGCTGGCTGCGATCAGCTCCATTGGCTTAACCTGTCCGGTGGAAGCGGTCAATGATACGATCATCGGCTTGTTGGCGGGAGCGAGCGAGGGTTGGGGAGTGGCGGTAGTGGCGGGTACGGGCACAAATTGCTGGGGCTGGGACCGAGATCATAATATTGGTCGCGTGACAGGCGTAGGGTTCGGTGAGCACGGTGGTGCAGGCAATTTGGTGGAAAAAGCCTTAGCGTCCATCTCTTACGAGTGGACAAAACGTGGCCCTAAAACCCAACTGACTGGAGAGTTTTTAGAGCTGACGGGTGCTGCTGATATCCCTTCACTCATCGAGGGAATTGAGATGGGTGAATATGTTGTTAGCTCCGATCACGCCCCCTTGGTCTATAAAGTAGCTGCCCAGGGAGATCCCGTGGCGCTTGCGATCATCCAATGGGCAGGCAGCGAGCTAGGCTATACCGCCCAGGCTGTCATCCGGCAGCTAGGGATTGCTACGCTCGATTTTGAAGTTGTGCTCGTGGGCAGCGTCTATGATATGGGAGAAATGATCATCGCGCCCATGCGCCAGGTGATATTAAGTGAAGCCCCCAAAGCCAGGCTGGTGCGCCTAGGCGCACCACCAGTGGTTGGTGGTATCTTGCTCGCCTTGGACCTGGCTGGGATTGATCCTTCACCTCTGCGTGATTGTCTGATTAAATCAACCTGCGTAATACGAGAAAAAATTTCGGGCTAA